TAACGAGGATCAATCTCGACGACTACGTCGCCAGGCTGGAGGCTGGAGGCTGGAGGCTGGAGGCGAGAGGAAGCGACTATTCCTTTTTCGGTGGTGCCGGTGCCCTGCCATTCGATCTCTATACCGGCATAGGCAAAGGCAAGATTGACGAATTCACGGATGGAGTGGCTTTCACCTGTTCCTACCACGTAATCATCTGGTCTTTCCTGCTGGAGCATGAGCCACATCATCTCCACATATTCGGGCGCAAAACCCCAGTCGCGTTTCGCATTAAGATTGCCGAGATATATTTTTTTTTGATTGCCCGCGAGGATATTCCCTATAGCCCTGGTAACTTTTCTTGTAATAAATGTCTCCCCTCTTCTCGGAGACTCGTGGTTAAAGAGTATACCGTTACAGGCGAAGAGGTTATATGCCTCCCTGTAGTTTACAGTCATCCAATACGCATAGACCTTTGCGGCGCCGTAAGGACTCCTTGGGTAGAAAAGAGTATTTTCATTCTGGGGAGGAGGAGAAACACCGAACATCTCTGATGAGGAGGCCTGGTAGAATTTTGTCTTAATCCCGCTTCTTCGAATAGCATCAAGCAGCCTCGTGGTTCCGAGGGCAGTGATATCCCCCGTATACTCAGGCATATCGAAACTTACCCTGACATGGCTCTGCGCTCCGAGATGATAGATTTCATCGGGTTGGATGTTATAGATAAAATTCGATAGCTGCCCGGAATCAGAGAGATCGCCATAATGGAGGAAGAGCTTGTTGCCTTGTGTATGGGGATCGGAGTAGATATGGTCGATACGTCCGGTGTTGAAGGTGCTGGCACGGCGGATAAGGC
The sequence above is drawn from the Syntrophorhabdaceae bacterium genome and encodes:
- the gmd gene encoding GDP-mannose 4,6-dehydratase, with the protein product MNVEHGMLGKKRALITGITGQDGSYLAEFLFSKDYEVHGLIRRASTFNTGRIDHIYSDPHTQGNKLFLHYGDLSDSGQLSNFIYNIQPDEIYHLGAQSHVRVSFDMPEYTGDITALGTTRLLDAIRRSGIKTKFYQASSSEMFGVSPPPQNENTLFYPRSPYGAAKVYAYWMTVNYREAYNLFACNGILFNHESPRRGETFITRKVTRAIGNILAGNQKKIYLGNLNAKRDWGFAPEYVEMMWLMLQQERPDDYVVGTGESHSIREFVNLAFAYAGIEIEWQGTGTTEKGIVASSRLQPPASSLQPGDVVVEIDPRYFRPTEVDVLQADITKARKQLDWQPRITFDELVKIMVDYDLKMVGLTPPGEGIAACRTKDFYYTEHAFATNEKIREK